A DNA window from Hydra vulgaris chromosome 13, alternate assembly HydraT2T_AEP contains the following coding sequences:
- the LOC136089869 gene encoding E3 SUMO-protein ligase ZBED1-like, protein MTAGMNDALQTCKDLASLTHQSTIAAELLESESDAQGINFRQLRQSVDTRWNSELHCMASVLHLKSSIISLSANEDIFSSKTISASQWKSIKGAVEILAPFKEATETWSAESIPTINTIANSLYLIHDKIDQYIETDGRNGNGVLYAKNLKSCIEKRFPPCHTGNLLSAAANYLNPALKRLHLKLFKKFQTTKKWLASQVKDNVECQPVARVLSADLSPNSKLKRKLNVRLETQEPTSELNPILSEMCQYEYLLDAKKDFPILDWWKLHSNTLPELSH, encoded by the coding sequence ATGACAGCTGGAATGAATGATGCGTTGCAAACATGCAAAGATTTGGCTTCTTTAACTCACCAGTCAACAATTGCAGCTGAGTTGCTTGAATCAGAATCAGACGCTCAAGGAATCAATTTTAGACAGTTACGCCAATCTGTTGACACAAGATGGAATAGTGAACTGCATTGCATGGCTTCTGTCCTACATCTAAAAAGTTCAATCATCAGCTTAAGTGCAAATGaagatattttttcttcaaagaCCATCAGTGCATCACAGTGGAAATCAATCAAGGGAGCAGTAGAAATTTTGGCACCATTTAAAGAAGCTACAGAAACGTGGTCGGCTGAGTCTATTCCAACAATTAACACTATCGCCAATTCTCTTTATTTAATCCATGACAAAATTGATCAATATATTGAGACGGATGGAAGAAATGGCAACGGTGTCTTGTAtgcaaaaaacttgaaaagcTGCATTGAGAAAAGATTTCCTCCTTGTCACACTGGAAACTTATTGAGTGCTGCAGCAAACTACTTAAATCCTGCTTTAAAGAGACTTCACTTGAAGctcttcaaaaaatttcaaacaacaaaaaaatggttAGCCTCACAGGTTAAGGATAATGTTGAGTGCCAACCTGTTGCCAGAGTCCTTTCAGCAGATTTGTCCCCTAATTCAAAACTGAAGCGCAAGTTAAACGTCAGACTTGAAACACAAGAGCCAACATCTGAACTGAATCCTATATTGAGCGAAATGTGCCAGTATGAATATCTCCTTGATGCCAAAAAAGACTTTCCTATTCTTGATTGGTGGAAATTGCATTCAAATACATTGCCAGAACTCTCTCATTAG